One genomic window of Etheostoma spectabile isolate EspeVRDwgs_2016 chromosome 7, UIUC_Espe_1.0, whole genome shotgun sequence includes the following:
- the zgc:171775 gene encoding mitogen-activated protein kinase 14A: MESPVKTSPVRPGYHRLEVQKTTWDVPERYTALKSIGSGAYGTVCSAVDQKTKEKVAIKKLYRPFQSLIHTKRAYRELRLLRHIQHENVICLLDVFTPDFTLEKFQTFYMVMPLVAQDLGHIMKRRRLTDRIITYLFYQLLRGLKYIHSAGIVHRDLKPGNLAVSENCELKILDFGLARQTEGEMTGYVVTRWYRAPEVIFNWMHYSQTVDVWSAACILAEMITGQVLFPGEDSIDQLKRILHLTGTPDPSLVQKMQSKDAQSYVKGLPPQKKKNFKEVFASMDGNAVDILEGMLLLDPETRLTVKQGLSHPFLAEYHDPESEPDSEPYDDSFENLDLAVGEWKSLIHMEIMTFDPDNPRKTAM, from the exons ATGGAGTCTCCAGTGAAGACGTCTCCCGTCAGACCGGGCTACCACAGACTGGAGGTCCAGAAAACGACGTGGGACGTCCCGGAGAGATACACGGCGCTGAAGTCGATTGGCTCCGGGGCCTACGGGACAGTGTG TTCTGCCGTTGACCAGAAGACCAAGGAGAAGGTGGCCATCAAGAAGCTGTATCGTCCTTTCCAGTCCCTGATCCACACCAAACGGGCCTACAGGGAACTCCGACTGCTCCGCCACATACAGCATGAAAAT gtgATCTGCCTCCTTGACGTCTTCACACCTGACTTCACACTGGAGAAATTCCAAACCTT tTATATGGTAATGCCATTAGTAGCCCAGGATCTGGGCCACATTATGAAGAGGCGGAGATTAACTGATCGCATCATCACATACCTGTTCTACCAGCTTCTAAGGGGACTCAAG TATATTCATTCTGCGGGGATCGTTCATCGG GATCTGAAGCCCGGTAACCTTGCTGTGAGTGAGAACTGTGAATTAAAG ATCCTGGATTTCGGCCTggcaagacagacagaagggGAAATGACTGGTTATGTTGTGACGCGCTGGTACAGAGCACCAGAGGTCATATTCAACTGGATGCACTACAGTCAAACAG TGGATGTGTGGTCAGCTGCTTGTATCCTGGCTGAGATGATTACTGGCCAGGTGCTTTTCCCAGGAGAGGACA GTATTGATCAGCTGAAGAGGATCCTCCATCTGACAGGAACACCAGACCCCTCCCTGGTCCAGAAGATGCAGAGTAAAGAT GCCCAATCTTATGTGAAAGGTCTTCCCccgcaaaagaagaaaaacttcAAGGAAGTGTTTGCGTCCATGGATGGAAATG CTGTGGACATACTGGAGGGGATGTTACTGCTGGACCCGGAGACGAGGCTGACAGTTAAGCAGGGACTGTCTCACCCCTTCCTGGCTGAATATCATGACCCGGAGAGCGAGCCAGACTCCGAGCCGTACGACGACTCCTTCGAGAACCTGGATCTCGCTGTTGGGGAGTGGAAGA GTCTTATCCACATGGAGATCATGACCTTCGACCCCGACAACCCCAGAAAGACAGCCATGTAG